One segment of Candidatus Auribacterota bacterium DNA contains the following:
- a CDS encoding nickel-dependent hydrogenase large subunit: MSRRIIIDPLTRVEGHLGIEVEVHNGKVINARCKGNMFRGFEIILRERDPRDALHLTQRICGVCSSSHGSASAICLENAFNVTPPDNARIIRNLVAGADFLHSHILHFYILGALDYARGPYAPPYIPRYKGDYRLPKEADRVFREHYLKALTIRRLAHELRAIWAGKAPHHTGFVVGGVTQRPSAESISACSSRLIQIQDFIENTYIPDVTAVARAYEDYRHIGGGYGNLLCFGGFNLDSEGTKKFFAAGAYIGSSYVEVDPNMITEYISYSRYNDHTSGRNPADGETLPEPKKERAYSWLKAPRYNRQPAEVGPLARMWIKGVHRERISVIDRHIARALEAREIATALGEWLEEIRIGEPIYTEASVPDEAVGVGLTEAPRGALGHWLRIENSKIAHYQIVTPSTWNISPRDDEGIRGPLEEALIGTPVDDPDNPIELGRVVRSFDPCIACSIHLIKPNGELREYRVA, translated from the coding sequence ATGTCAAGAAGAATAATAATTGATCCCTTAACACGAGTAGAAGGTCACCTGGGAATTGAGGTGGAAGTTCATAATGGGAAGGTAATAAATGCCCGCTGCAAGGGAAACATGTTCCGCGGCTTCGAGATAATCTTGAGAGAAAGAGATCCTCGCGATGCGCTGCATCTCACGCAAAGAATATGCGGTGTATGCTCTTCTTCTCACGGCAGTGCAAGTGCGATCTGTTTGGAAAATGCCTTTAATGTAACACCGCCGGATAATGCAAGGATTATCCGAAATTTGGTCGCGGGGGCTGACTTCCTTCATTCGCATATACTTCATTTTTATATCTTGGGAGCACTGGATTATGCCAGGGGTCCCTATGCCCCGCCTTACATCCCTCGCTATAAGGGAGATTATCGCTTGCCCAAGGAAGCAGATAGGGTTTTTAGGGAGCATTATCTCAAAGCCCTTACTATTCGCAGATTGGCGCATGAGTTGCGTGCAATATGGGCAGGAAAGGCTCCCCACCATACAGGTTTTGTGGTAGGTGGGGTTACGCAACGACCCAGTGCGGAAAGCATCAGTGCCTGTTCATCGAGATTGATTCAAATACAAGATTTCATTGAAAATACGTATATACCCGATGTCACAGCTGTTGCCCGTGCATACGAAGATTACAGGCATATTGGCGGAGGATATGGGAATCTTCTCTGTTTTGGGGGTTTTAATCTGGATAGCGAAGGGACAAAGAAATTTTTTGCAGCAGGTGCGTACATAGGGAGCAGTTATGTAGAGGTAGATCCCAATATGATAACCGAATATATTTCTTATTCCCGGTATAACGACCACACGAGCGGAAGAAATCCGGCAGATGGAGAGACCCTGCCAGAGCCGAAAAAGGAGAGAGCGTACAGCTGGCTGAAGGCCCCTCGATACAATCGTCAGCCAGCTGAAGTAGGGCCTTTAGCAAGAATGTGGATAAAAGGTGTTCATCGAGAAAGGATATCCGTAATTGACAGGCACATAGCCCGGGCCCTGGAGGCAAGAGAAATCGCTACCGCTTTAGGGGAGTGGTTAGAAGAAATTAGAATTGGCGAGCCAATATACACGGAAGCAAGCGTACCGGATGAGGCTGTCGGTGTGGGATTGACAGAAGCGCCCCGTGGAGCTTTGGGACATTGGTTAAGGATAGAGAATTCTAAGATAGCTCATTATCAGATTGTCACACCTTCTACTTGGAATATTTCACCCCGTGATGATGAAGGTATTCGCGGACCACTTGAAGAAGCATTGATTGGCACCCCTGTCGATGATCCAGATAATCCGATAGAATTGGGTAGAGTGGTTCGTTCTTTTGACCCATGTATTGCCTGCTCTATCCACCTTATAAAACCTAATGGGGAGCTACGGGAATATCGCGTAGCTTAG
- a CDS encoding hydrogenase maturation protease: MVLIIGCGNILLGDEGIGVHLIKELKKARLPDTIELLDGGTAGYDLIPYIEAAEKVIIVDSVKGNGKAGEIYRFTPHDYKEESCASLFSLHETSLKDVFITMEHLDIQKEIFIFAVEPEKVEARIGLSKKLQNLLPDLAKLVIEESNVSERNTKR; the protein is encoded by the coding sequence ATGGTACTAATAATTGGTTGTGGGAACATCCTTCTTGGAGACGAAGGGATAGGGGTTCATCTCATCAAGGAGCTCAAGAAAGCAAGGCTGCCTGATACTATTGAGCTTCTTGATGGAGGAACGGCGGGATATGATCTTATTCCTTATATTGAGGCGGCAGAAAAGGTAATCATTGTGGATTCTGTTAAAGGAAATGGGAAGGCGGGCGAGATTTATAGATTTACCCCCCATGATTACAAAGAGGAATCATGCGCCAGCCTTTTTTCCTTACATGAAACTAGTTTAAAAGATGTATTTATAACAATGGAGCATCTAGACATCCAAAAAGAGATTTTTATTTTTGCAGTAGAGCCCGAGAAGGTAGAGGCAAGAATAGGCTTGTCGAAGAAGCTACAAAATCTACTCCCTGATCTTGCAAAGTTAGTTATTGAAGAATCAAATGTCTCAGAAAGAAATACGAAAAGGTGA